From Candidatus Deferrimicrobiaceae bacterium:
GATCCCTGCCCGCACCTGCTCGGCGATCCGGGCGGAGGTGAACAGCCCGAGGCAGACCGTCGCGGTGACGAACTCCTTGGCCGGCATCTCCTGCTTGACCCACAGGGAGAGGTTCCGGGGGAGGAATTCCGGCACCACGAAAAACCAGAGAAACATCTGCACCAGGAGGGGGATGTTCCGGAACAGCTCCACGTAGGCGTTCCCCAGCCGGACCAGCCAGGTCCGGGGGGTCGTGCGGACGGTGCCGATCGCGAACCCCAGGAGGAGGGCGATGATCCACGAGCAGAGGGAGACGGCTAAGGTCCAGTTGAGGCCGGTAAGGATCCAGGAGAGATAGGTCTCCTCGCCCCCCTTGATCTTGTCGAAGTAGATCCCCCAGTGCCAGTGGTAGTTCATCTTCTCCTCGGCGGCCGGGAAGCGAAATGGGGCGAGGGGAGTTCTTCCCTCGCCCCTTCTCGAAATCTACCCTACTTCTTGTTGTAGAACTCCGCCGGCGCGTCGCTCGGGTTCTTGATCAGCTCCTTGAGCGTGTCGCTCATCGCGAAGTTCATGTTGACGTTCTTCGGCGGGATCGGGGACAGGAACCACTTGCTGTAGAGCTTCTCGATCTCGCCGCTCTTGATCAGTCCCCGGATGGTGTCGTCGGCCACCTTCTTGAACGCGGGGTCGTCCCTGCGCATCATGATCGCGATCGGCTCGATGTTGAGCACCTCGCCGACGATCGCGTACTCCTGGGGATTCTTCGAGCTGGTGACGAGCCCGGCCAGCAGGTTGTCGTCCATCACGAAGGCGACGGCCCGGTCGGTCTCCAGCAGGAGGAAGGAATCGGAGTGGTCCTTCCCGTACACCTCCTTGAAGTCGATCCCCTTCGCCTTCTCGTGGGCGCGCATGAGCTGCACCGAGGTGGTGCCGCTCGTGGTGGCGACCGTCATTCCTCCGAGCTGGCCCAGGCTGGTGATCCCCGAGGCCTTTTTTACCGCCATGCGCACGTTGGTCACGAATGTGGTCAGGGCGAAGGCCACCTGCCTCTGGCGCGCCTCGTTGTTCGTGGTCGACCCGCACTCGATGTCCACCGTGCCGTTGGTGACCAGGGGGATCCGGTTCTGGGAGGTCACCGGCTGGTGCTGGACCTTGAGGTCGGCCATCTTGAGCTCCTTCTTCACCGCGTCCACGATCTTGTTGCAGATTTCGATGTGGTAGCCGATCGGCTGCTGCTTGTCGTCGAGGTAGGACAGCGGGTACGAGGACTCCCGGATCCCCATCGTGATCGTCCCGGATTCCTTCACCTTCTTCAGGGTCCCTGTGAGGTCCTCGGCGAAGACCGAGGTCGCCGCAAGCATGCCGGCGAGCAAAAACAGCGACAGACCTAGACGGAATTTCATGGTGATCTCCTCTCCGTTAAGTGGTTTTCGGGACGGGGGAGCCGGATTTCCCGTTCCCGATCCGTATCCATTCCCCGGACATTTCGGTTTCGTATTCCTGAGGACGAATCCCTCGCTCCTGCAGGCAATCCGTTTCCGGCCTGCAGGATCCCGATTTTCGGATTAGACGTAGTATATAGCAAAGTTCCTCAATTCCAGAAATCCTTCCTTGCCTTGAGGGAGCGGCCTGCGGGCGTACCCGCCCCCCCCGTGTGGAGCCGGTGCGGGGGACGCGATACACTGGTTTCGGGGGAAGGGGACCGGGGGATGATCGAGATCGACGGAAGCCAGGGGGAAGGCGGGGGGCAGATCCTGCGGACGGCCCTTGGCCTTTCCTGCTTTTCCGGAAAGCCGTTCCGGATCGTCAACATCCGCAAGGGGCGGAAGCGCCCGGGGCTTATGCCCCAGCACCTTGCCTCCGTCCGGGCGGCGCGGGAGATCTCCGGCGCGGAAGTTGCGGGCGACCGGGAAGGATCCGTCGAACTCGTCTTCTCGCCGGGAGAGGTGAAGGGGGGAACCTATTCCCTGGACGTGGGCACGGCGGGCTCCACCCTTCTCGTGCTGCAGACGATCGTGCCGGCGCTCGTGTTCGCCCGGGAAAAGAGCATCGTTACGATCCGGGGAGGGACCCACGTGCCGTTTTCCCCCTCCTTCCATTACGCGGCCCATGTGCTCGTCCCGGCGCTGCGCCGGATCGGGACCGATCTTTCCCTCGGCATCGGGTCGTACGGGTTCTACCCCAGGGGGGGAGGGGAGATCCGCGCGGAGATCAGCCCCCCGGCAAGGATCCGGCCGCTTTCCCTCATCGAGAGGGGCCGGGTCCTCGGCGTTACGGGATGGTCCGCCGTGGGGAACCTTCCGATGGCCATCGCCTTGCGCCAGCGGGACGCGGCCCGGAAGGTGCTTGCGTCCCGAATGGGAAACGAGACGTTCCCCGTCGAGATCGAGGCCCTCTCCGTGCCGACGCCGGGACAGGGAACGTTCCTGTTCCTCCTCCTCGAGACGGAGCACTCCGTCGCCGGGTTCGCCTCCCTCGGGGAACGGGGGAAACGGGCGGAAGAGGTGGGGGAGGAAGCGGCGGCCGCGCTCGCGGACCACTGGCAGGCGGGGGCGGCTCTCGATCCGCACCTTCCGGACCAGCTGGCGCCGTTGCTCTCCCTGTGCGCGGGGGGCTCCGCCTTCACCACGTCCCGGGTCACGGAACACCTGGTGACCAATCTCGGGACGATCGAATTGTTCCGTAATTTCTCCCCTACTATCGAGGGGGAGGTCGGGCGGCCCGGGATGGTCCGGATCGGCCCCGGCGCCGGCGCCTTTGGGGCCGGTGGACGGTGAACCGATGGAAACGCAGAGGCGGTTTTTCGCCGACGCCATGCTCGGGAAGCTCGCCAAATGGCTTCGGATCCTCGGGGGCGACGGGAAGGGCGCGTCATCCTTACGCGGGACACCCTCCTGATCCGGAGGAGGGAGGTGCGGGACAACCATTTTTTCGTCCGCGGCGACTCATACCGGGACCAGCTCCGTCAGGTGGTGGCCCATTTCCGCATCGACCCGTCGGAGGGACTGTTCACCCGTTGCGTGCGGTGCAACGAGCCGCTGGAGGAAGTGCGCAAGCCGCGCGTGGCCGGGAAGGTTCCCCCGCAGGTCTATCAGACGCAGGAGTCGTTCGGCTCCTGCGCATGTTGCGGGAGGATCTACTGGAAAGCCACCCACTGGGAGGAGATAGAGAGGCACCGGAAGGAGATGCTCCGCCTATGAACGCTTTGCGCCGATGGCGAAAAGCGGCGGAGAGATCGATTCCCCCCGGCAGAGCGGGCATCTGCCGGGCTTGTCCGGCCTCTCCCGTTTCCGGAACGTGAAGCCGCAGGCGTTGCATTCCGCGGGGGTGACCAGGAGTCGTTCCCTGAGCCGTCCGACGGTCTTTTTCACGTGGGGGAGGTGCGCGTATACCTCCTTCTCCGGAATGCCGGCGCGTGCGGAGATCTGCAGGGCGCTCAAGGGGGGGCCCGAGAGGAGGGAGAGGATCTTCCGGCGGATCGTCTCCTTCCGGTCGGGAGGGGCGATCGGCTTTTCCGGTCCGGTCATGGAACCGCCTCTTCCTCCTTGACCGCGGTCCCCGGGGAGAAAAAAGATCTCCGCCGGGTTCGATGCGGGCTCGTTTCATTGTATCGTGTCAAGGAGCCCGGCCGGGAGAGGAGATGGCCGTGGAGATGTTTCTTCCCGAAGACCTGAAGCGCTATGTCGAGGAGCACGCCGGCCCCGTCCCTCCCTTGCTCGAGGAACTCGAGCGGGAGACGCGAAAGAGGACGGACTCCCCCGGGATGCTGACCGGAAAGGTCGAGGGGGTTTTCCTCAGGATGCTGGTGCGCGTCTCGGGGGCGAGGAAGGTTCTCGAGATCGGGACCTTCACCGGATATTCCGCCCTCCTGATGGCGGAGGGGCTTCCGGCGGACGGGGAACTGGTCACCTGCGAGATCTCCGAGGAGCACGCCGCCCTCGCGCAAAGGTACTTCGATAGGAGCCCGAACGGGCGCAAGATCCGGCTCGCCCTCGGGCCCGCCGCCGATACGCTGCGCGGAATCCCCGACGGGAGCGTCGATTTCGTGTTCATCGACGCCGACAAGGAGCGCTATCCTTTTTATTACGAGGAGTGCGTCCGGGTCCTTCGAAGCGGGGGGTTGATCGCGGCCGACAACGTGCTCTGGTACGGACGTGTTCTCTCGCCGGAAGACGAGGACTCGCGGGCGATCGTGCGGTTCAACCGGACGGTTATGGGCGACGACCGGGTGGAGAAGGTGATGCTTCCGGTCCGCGACGGGGTCTACCTCATCCGCAAGCGGTAAGGGGGGAAAGGTCCGGCCGTCTTTTCCCGGAAAGGAATCCCGGCGGGCGCGGAGACGATCCAATCGAAGGAACATACCGGGACGGAAAGGAGGTCTCATGGGGCGGAAACGATGCTTGCTGCTTGCCGTGGCCCTGGCCGCGATGTTCGTTTTTCCGGCGGCCGGGTCGGGGGCCGCGGTCGACGGGGTTCCGAGGATGTCCAAGGAGGAGTTGAAAGGACTTCTGGGGAAGCCGGACGTGGTGGTGCTGGATGTGCGCCTCGACGGAGGACTTGCGCCGAGCCGGATCGCGGGGGCGTTGCACGAGGACCCGGAAAAGATCGATTCCTGGGCGGGAAAGTACGCGCGGGAGAAAAGAATCGTCCTGTACTGTTCCTGAGTCAACGAGGCCACGAGCGCCCGGGTGGCGCTGCGTCTCAAGACTCTCGGGTTCGGGAAGGTCTACGCCCTGAAAGGCGGATGGCACGAATGGTCCGCCGCCGGGTTTCCGACGGAGAGGACAAGGAGATAGCAAAAACGATGTGCGGGCGCTTCACCCTGTTCGATTCCTCCGATTCCCTGGCCGAGCGGTTCGGCCTGGGGGAGGCGACGTCCCTCTCGCCGCGCTACAACATCGCTCCCTCCCAGGCGGTGGCCGTCGTGCGGATTCCCGCGGAGGGGGCGGACCGGGAACTTGCCCTGCTGCGCTGGGGGTTCGTCCCCTCCTGGGCGAAGGACCCCTCCGTCGGATCCAGAATGATCAACGCCCGCGCGGAGACCGCACCCGAGAAGCCCGCCTTCCGCGCGGCGATCCGGCGCAGGCGTTGCCTGGTGCCCGCCGACGGGTTCTACGAGTGGAAGCACGCCGGGGGGAGGAAACAGCCGTACTACGTCCGGATGCGCGACGGAGGGACCTTCGCCTTCGCCGGGATCTGGGAGATCTGGAAGGGGGAGGGGGGCGACCCGATCGAGTCGTGCGCCCTGCTCACCACCGGCCCGAACGAACTCCTCGAGCCGATCCACGACCGGATGCCCGTGATCATCCCCCCCGGGGGCTACGATCTCTGGCTTTCCCCCATGGTTCACGACCCGTCGGCGCTCATCCCCTTTTTCGCCCCCTATCCCGCCGGGGAGATGACCGCCTACCCGGTGCGGACCCTGGTGAACAATCCGAAAATGGACGAGCCGGCCTTGATCGAACCGCTCCACTGACCTCTTTCTCCTTTCCCCCACCGTTCCGGGAAAATTTCCCGAGGAAAAACAGCCGGAACCGTATCTCCGGGGAGGAGGAACTTCTCCTGCCAGGAATTCATCTTAATAAAAGGGAAGGCATTTTGGAGACCCGAGAAGAAAACCGGGAGAAGTTGCGTGAAAGGAGGAACGGAGATGGAACGGACAACGGAGCGAAGTTTCGATTTTCTGCCCATAAACGAACGGGGTCGAAAACCGCGCAAAACCGGGATCACGGAGATGCGCGGGCCTTACTACGCGCCGGTGGGGAAACGGTACCTGCAGGACATCTTCGAGACGATGGGCGCGTATGTCGACATCTTCAAGTTCAGCGGGGGGTCCTTCCGGCTGATGCCGAAGAAGGCGGTTTCGGACCTGATCGACACCTGCCACGAGCATGATGTCCTGGTGTCCACGGGGGGGTTCATCGAACGGGTGCTGACCCACGGACCCGGGATGGTGGACCGGTATCTCGAGGAATGCCGGGAGATGGGATTCGACATCGTGGAGGTATCGAGCGGATTCATCAGCGTCCCGCTGGACGACCTGCTGGGCATCGTGGCGAGGGTCCACGAGCTCGGGATGAAAGCGAAGCCGGAGGTCGGCATCCAGTTCGGCGCCGGGGGGGCAAGCTCCGTCGAGGAGCTCGAGGCCGAGGGGACCTCGGACCCGTCCCAGGCCATCCGGGCGGCGAAACGGTACCTGGAGGCCGGCGCGCACCTGATCATGGTGGAGTCGGAAGGGATCACGGAGAACGTGAGGAGCTGGCGGACCGACGTGGTCTCGAAGATCGTCAACGAGCTCGGGCTCGACAAAGTGATGTTCGAGGCCGCCGACCCCGAGGTGTTCAGCTGGTACATCAAGAACTTCGGGCCGGACGTAAACCTCTTCGTCGATCACTCCCAGGTGGTTCAGCTGGAAGCCTTGCGGTCCGGCATCTGGGGGACGAAGAGCACGTGGGGCCGCATCGTGACCTACCGGGGGAAACCGGAGAAGCCGGCGACTGCCCGGCCGAAGCTGGTGGAGCCTCCGGCCAAGAGCGGGAAGAGGTGATCGCCATGGCGAGCTTCGACCATCTCGCGGAAGCGATCGGGACCGGGCGCGAGCTGTCGCGCTCGGAGGAACTGGCGGCGTGCGTGGAGCGGGCGGGATGGGAGGACCTCTCGCCCGCGGCGCGGGAGGCCCTGAAAATCCGCGTGCTCGACTCTTTGGGGTGCGCCTTCGGGGCGTTGTCGGGAGAGCCCGTCCGGATGATCCGCCGGGACATCGAGGAGTTCGGGGGAAATCCGCTGTGCACCCTGATCGGGGGAGGGAAGACCTCCCCCGACCGGGCCGCCTTCTATAACGGGGCGCTGGTCCGGTACCTGGACTACAACGACTCCTACCTGGCCCCGGGCGAGACGTGCCACCCCAGCGACAACCTCGGGGCGGTCCTGGCGGCGTCGGAGTACGCCCAGGCCTCGGGGCGGCAGTTCCTTACGGCGCTGGCCGTGGCGTACCAGGTGCAGTGCCGCCTGTGCGACGCGGCGCCGGTGCGGGCCCGGGGGTTCGACCACACGACCCAGGGGGCGTTCGCGAGCGCCGCGGGAGCGGCCAAGGCTATTGCGCTTCCCATGGCGCAGGTCGCCAACGCACTAGGAATATCGGGGACGGCGAACAACGCGCTGCGCGTCACCCGCACCGGCGAGCTTTCCCACTGGAAGGGGCTTGCCTACCCGGACACGGCGTTCAACGGTCTGCGCGCCGCGTTCCTTGCGATGCGCGGTGTGACGGGCCCCCGGGAGGTCTTCGAGGGGAACAAGGGATGGTGCCAGACGATCGCGGGCGACTTCGAACTGGACTGGTCGCAGGAGGACCTCGAGCGGGTCCTGCGGACCATCCTCAAGAAGTACAACGCCGAGATCCACTCCCAGTCGGCGATCGAGGGGATGATCGAGTTGATGGGGGAACGAGGGTTCTCCGGGGCCGACATCGGCAGGATCCGGATCGACATCTTCGATGTCGCCCACCTGATCATCGGGGGCGGTGTGGAGGGGGACAAGACGATCGTCCGTACGAAGGAGGAGGCCGACCACAGCCTGCCCTACATGGTGGCTGTCGCCGCCCTGGACGGGCAGGTGATGCCCGCGCAGTACGAGCCGGAACGGATCGGGCGCAAGGACGTCCAGTCGCTCCTGCGCAAGGTGAACGTGGTCCCGAACCTGGAATATTCGAAGCGGTTCCCGGATGAGCACTGCTGCAACATCACGGTGACGCTTAAGGACGGGAGGTTCTTCGCGAAAGAGAAGGCCGACTATGAAGGGTTCCACACCCGGCCGATGTCGTGGGAGCGGGTGATCGGGAAGTTCGAGGGGCTCGCCGAAGATGCGATCGAGCCCTCGCGGCGGCGGGAGGTCGTCGACGCCGTACGCCGGCTCGACGGGATCGCCGTGAAGGACCTGATGGCGATTCTGGGATAATGCCGGCGCCGGATCGCCGGGAAACGACAACCAAGCGGCCCCGGGGGGCGAAATCCCCCCGGGGTTTCCCACAAATCCCGTAATCGGATCCACGCCTGCGGATTCGGAGTCGCAGACGACGCCGAAATCCCCCCCCGCCCTTGGATATTGCCGGATTCCTCAGGAAAATGAAACCATTTCAGGGGAATGGAAATCGCAATATCATGGGAAGTCTAGGGGATTGGTAACAGAATCACCCCATGACCCGGCAACGAGGGGATTTTCCGCGGTCCGTGCCGCAGGGGGATACGGGAGACAGCAGATGGGCGGTGCGATACGGTCGAATATCTCCGAGTCGGACAGGGACAGGATGCGCGTGACCAGGGAGGAGGCGCTGGCCCTGTTCCGCAAGATGAGCCAGATCCGGCGCTTCGAGGAACGCGCGGAAGAGGCGTACGGGCGGGGCATGATCGGCGGGTTTCTCCACCTGTACATCGGGGAGGAAGCCATCGCGGTCGGAGCCTTGGCCGGACTTGAGCCGGAAGACGACGTGGTCACCCATTACCGGGACCACGGCTACGTTCTGGCCAGGGGCGTCGAACCGAAACGGGTGATGGCGGAACTGTACGGCAAGTCGACCGGACTCGGCAAGGGAAAGGGCGGCTCGATGCACATGGCGGACGTCCGGCGCCACCTGTGGGGCGGCTACGCCATCGTCGGGGGGCACGTCCCGCTGGCGGCAGGGCTGGCGCTTGCGAACCAGTACCGGAACCTGCCGAGGGTCGTTTCCTGTTTCCTGGGAGAGGGTGCGACGAACATCGGAACGTTCTTCTCAAGCCTGAACATCGCGGCATTGTGGAAATTGCCGCTCATCGTCATCGTCGAAAACAACCGCTACGGGATGGGCACGGCGGTCAAGCGCGCTTCCGCGGTCGAGGAGACGTATCGGAAGGCGAGTGCGTTCAATATCCCGGCGGTCCGGATCGACGGGAACGACGTCCTCGCCGTACGGGACGCCGTGCGCGACATGGCCCGAACGGCGCGGGCAGGCGGCGGTCCGCAGATGATCGAGGCGATGACGTATCGGTTCCGCGGCCACTCGATGGGAGACCCGCAGCGGTACCGCGGCCGGGAGGAGGTGGAAGCGGCGAAAGCGGCCGACCCGATCGATCGGTGGCGCCGAACCATCCTGGAACGGAATCTGGCGGAGGAGGAGGAATTGGAAAGGGTTACCGGCGAGATCGAGACCGAGTTGGAGGAGGCCGTCCGGTTCGCGGAGGAGAGCCCCGCTCCCGAGCCGGGCGAGCTTTGCTTCGACGTCGTGGTCGAGGAATAGGAGACTGCCATGGCCCTGAAGACCTACCGGGACGCCCTGCGTGAGGCGCTGCGCGAAGAAATGATCCGCGACGAACGCGTGCTGATCATGGGACAGGAGGTCGGCGTGTGGGGAGGGACCTACGCGGTCACGCGCGGACTCCTGGACGAATTCGGGGAGAAGCGCGTCATCGACACGCCGATTGCGGAAGAAGCGATCGTCGGGGCGGCGGTCGGCGCGGCGATGGGGGGGTTGCGCCCGGTCGCGGAGCTGATGACGATCAATTTCAGCCTGGTGGCGATGGACCAGATCGTCAACAACATGGCGAAGATCCGCTTCATGTTCGGGGGGCAGATGACGATTCCGCTGGTCGTCCGCACGCCCGCCGGCTGGGGGCAGCTGGCGGCGACCCATTCGCAGACCTTCGAATCCTGGTTCGCACATATCCCCGGGTTGACCGTAGTGATGCCGTCGACCCCGGCCGACGCCAAAGGCCTGCTGAAAACCGCGATTCGGTCCGAGAACCCGGTGATGTTCATCGAGCACGCGCGCCTTTACGGCATCAAGGGCGAGGTACCGGAGGAAGAGTACACCTTGCCGATGGGCGTTCCGGACGTCAAACGCGCGGGACGGGACGTGACGATCGTGACGTATTCGCGGATGGTGAACGTCGCCCTGGAGGCGGCGGAAACGCTCGCGAGGAACGGCATCGAATGCGAGGTGGTCGACCTGCGCACGCTGCGGCCGCTCAACCTGGCAGCGGTCTACGGGTCGGTGGAAAAGACGCATCGTGCGATCATTCTCGAAGAGGATTGGACGACGTGCGGGATGGGCGCCGAAATCGCCGCGCGCATCGGCCGTGACCGGTTCGACTCCCTCGACGCCCCGGTGGAGCGCCTCGGCCAGGTGGAGGCGCCGATGCCGTACGCCAAGAATCTCGAGGCGTTGATGTTCCCCGACGAGGCGCTGCTCATCGATAAAATCAGGGGAATGATTGCGTAAGCCGCCCCGCCGGCCCCCGGCCTCGCGCGAACGGGACACGCCTGCGTCCGGAAAGATGCTCTTGCCCGAAGCGGAAAGGAGGTGCGTGTGGCGACCGAGGTGATCATGCCCTCTCTGGGGTTCGACATGGTCGAGGGAGTCGTGGCCCGCTGGCTGAAGAAGGAAGGGGATCCGGTAGAAAAAGGGGAGGCCATTGTCGAGATCGAAACGGAAAAGGCCAGCGTCGAGGTCGAGGCGGCCGTCTCGGGAGTCCTGCAAAAGATCATCGTTCCCGCGGGAGAAACCGTGGCGGTCGGGACGGTGATCGGCCTGATCGCCGCCCCCGATGAGATGCCCGCCGGCAGATCCGCGGAAAAACCCGAAAGGCGGGAACCGTCGACTCTTCCGTCCGTATCATCCGCGGACGGACCGGAGAAAGCCCGGGAGAAGCCGAAAAAGCCGGCGGAGGAACGGATCGTAGAGCCCGAAGAGGCAGGACCGCCGGGGCGCAGGGTAAAAGCCTCTCCCGTCGCGCGCAAGATGGCGGAAGAAGCGGGTATCGATCTGGCCCGAATCAAGGGGAGCGGCCCCGACGGCCGCGTCTTGGAGCGCGATGTTCAGGCGGCGATGGGTGCAAAACCGTCACCGGCGGAGCCGAAAACCGGTGCCGGCGTTCCCGCCGGCGAGCTTGTCCCCATGAGCCGGATGCGGAAGGCGATCGCCCGAAGGATGGCCGAGAGCAAGGCGAAGGCGCCGCATTTT
This genomic window contains:
- a CDS encoding SOS response-associated peptidase, which translates into the protein MARMVRRRVSDGEDKEIAKTMCGRFTLFDSSDSLAERFGLGEATSLSPRYNIAPSQAVAVVRIPAEGADRELALLRWGFVPSWAKDPSVGSRMINARAETAPEKPAFRAAIRRRRCLVPADGFYEWKHAGGRKQPYYVRMRDGGTFAFAGIWEIWKGEGGDPIESCALLTTGPNELLEPIHDRMPVIIPPGGYDLWLSPMVHDPSALIPFFAPYPAGEMTAYPVRTLVNNPKMDEPALIEPLH
- a CDS encoding dihydrolipoamide acetyltransferase family protein, with product MATEVIMPSLGFDMVEGVVARWLKKEGDPVEKGEAIVEIETEKASVEVEAAVSGVLQKIIVPAGETVAVGTVIGLIAAPDEMPAGRSAEKPERREPSTLPSVSSADGPEKAREKPKKPAEERIVEPEEAGPPGRRVKASPVARKMAEEAGIDLARIKGSGPDGRVLERDVQAAMGAKPSPAEPKTGAGVPAGELVPMSRMRKAIARRMAESKAKAPHFYVTVDVNMDEAMNMREQLNRIAPESEKISVNDLIVAAAARTLARVPDMNATYRGETLEKHSRIDIGIAVALPDGLIPPVLRSADRKTLRQIAAGSKELSERARAGRLRSEDLGSGTFTISNLGMFDVEEFIAIINPPEAAILAVGAVTPRPIAAGGEVRIASMMKATLSVDHRVADGAQAGRFMQELKKLLENPVNLLAE
- a CDS encoding class I SAM-dependent methyltransferase — its product is MFLPEDLKRYVEEHAGPVPPLLEELERETRKRTDSPGMLTGKVEGVFLRMLVRVSGARKVLEIGTFTGYSALLMAEGLPADGELVTCEISEEHAALAQRYFDRSPNGRKIRLALGPAADTLRGIPDGSVDFVFIDADKERYPFYYEECVRVLRSGGLIAADNVLWYGRVLSPEDEDSRAIVRFNRTVMGDDRVEKVMLPVRDGVYLIRKR
- the rtcA gene encoding RNA 3'-terminal phosphate cyclase; this encodes MIEIDGSQGEGGGQILRTALGLSCFSGKPFRIVNIRKGRKRPGLMPQHLASVRAAREISGAEVAGDREGSVELVFSPGEVKGGTYSLDVGTAGSTLLVLQTIVPALVFAREKSIVTIRGGTHVPFSPSFHYAAHVLVPALRRIGTDLSLGIGSYGFYPRGGGEIRAEISPPARIRPLSLIERGRVLGVTGWSAVGNLPMAIALRQRDAARKVLASRMGNETFPVEIEALSVPTPGQGTFLFLLLETEHSVAGFASLGERGKRAEEVGEEAAAALADHWQAGAALDPHLPDQLAPLLSLCAGGSAFTTSRVTEHLVTNLGTIELFRNFSPTIEGEVGRPGMVRIGPGAGAFGAGGR
- a CDS encoding transporter substrate-binding domain-containing protein; this encodes MKFRLGLSLFLLAGMLAATSVFAEDLTGTLKKVKESGTITMGIRESSYPLSYLDDKQQPIGYHIEICNKIVDAVKKELKMADLKVQHQPVTSQNRIPLVTNGTVDIECGSTTNNEARQRQVAFALTTFVTNVRMAVKKASGITSLGQLGGMTVATTSGTTSVQLMRAHEKAKGIDFKEVYGKDHSDSFLLLETDRAVAFVMDDNLLAGLVTSSKNPQEYAIVGEVLNIEPIAIMMRRDDPAFKKVADDTIRGLIKSGEIEKLYSKWFLSPIPPKNVNMNFAMSDTLKELIKNPSDAPAEFYNKK
- a CDS encoding alpha-ketoacid dehydrogenase subunit beta, which gives rise to MALKTYRDALREALREEMIRDERVLIMGQEVGVWGGTYAVTRGLLDEFGEKRVIDTPIAEEAIVGAAVGAAMGGLRPVAELMTINFSLVAMDQIVNNMAKIRFMFGGQMTIPLVVRTPAGWGQLAATHSQTFESWFAHIPGLTVVMPSTPADAKGLLKTAIRSENPVMFIEHARLYGIKGEVPEEEYTLPMGVPDVKRAGRDVTIVTYSRMVNVALEAAETLARNGIECEVVDLRTLRPLNLAAVYGSVEKTHRAIILEEDWTTCGMGAEIAARIGRDRFDSLDAPVERLGQVEAPMPYAKNLEALMFPDEALLIDKIRGMIA
- a CDS encoding ABC transporter permease subunit (The N-terminal region of this protein, as described by TIGR01726, is a three transmembrane segment that identifies a subfamily of ABC transporter permease subunits, which specificities that include histidine, arginine, glutamine, glutamate, L-cystine (sic), the opines (in Agrobacterium) octopine and nopaline, etc.) — encoded protein: MNYHWHWGIYFDKIKGGEETYLSWILTGLNWTLAVSLCSWIIALLLGFAIGTVRTTPRTWLVRLGNAYVELFRNIPLLVQMFLWFFVVPEFLPRNLSLWVKQEMPAKEFVTATVCLGLFTSARIAEQVRAGI
- a CDS encoding rhodanese-related (seleno)protein; the protein is MFVFPAAGSGAAVDGVPRMSKEELKGLLGKPDVVVLDVRLDGGLAPSRIAGALHEDPEKIDSWAGKYAREKRIVLYCSUVNEATSARVALRLKTLGFGKVYALKGGWHEWSAAGFPTERTRR
- the pdhA gene encoding pyruvate dehydrogenase (acetyl-transferring) E1 component subunit alpha — protein: MGGAIRSNISESDRDRMRVTREEALALFRKMSQIRRFEERAEEAYGRGMIGGFLHLYIGEEAIAVGALAGLEPEDDVVTHYRDHGYVLARGVEPKRVMAELYGKSTGLGKGKGGSMHMADVRRHLWGGYAIVGGHVPLAAGLALANQYRNLPRVVSCFLGEGATNIGTFFSSLNIAALWKLPLIVIVENNRYGMGTAVKRASAVEETYRKASAFNIPAVRIDGNDVLAVRDAVRDMARTARAGGGPQMIEAMTYRFRGHSMGDPQRYRGREEVEAAKAADPIDRWRRTILERNLAEEEELERVTGEIETELEEAVRFAEESPAPEPGELCFDVVVEE
- a CDS encoding Mut7-C RNAse domain-containing protein, with amino-acid sequence MASDPRGRREGRVILTRDTLLIRRREVRDNHFFVRGDSYRDQLRQVVAHFRIDPSEGLFTRCVRCNEPLEEVRKPRVAGKVPPQVYQTQESFGSCACCGRIYWKATHWEEIERHRKEMLRL
- a CDS encoding MmgE/PrpD family protein, translated to MASFDHLAEAIGTGRELSRSEELAACVERAGWEDLSPAAREALKIRVLDSLGCAFGALSGEPVRMIRRDIEEFGGNPLCTLIGGGKTSPDRAAFYNGALVRYLDYNDSYLAPGETCHPSDNLGAVLAASEYAQASGRQFLTALAVAYQVQCRLCDAAPVRARGFDHTTQGAFASAAGAAKAIALPMAQVANALGISGTANNALRVTRTGELSHWKGLAYPDTAFNGLRAAFLAMRGVTGPREVFEGNKGWCQTIAGDFELDWSQEDLERVLRTILKKYNAEIHSQSAIEGMIELMGERGFSGADIGRIRIDIFDVAHLIIGGGVEGDKTIVRTKEEADHSLPYMVAVAALDGQVMPAQYEPERIGRKDVQSLLRKVNVVPNLEYSKRFPDEHCCNITVTLKDGRFFAKEKADYEGFHTRPMSWERVIGKFEGLAEDAIEPSRRREVVDAVRRLDGIAVKDLMAILG
- a CDS encoding phosphosulfolactate synthase, which encodes MERTTERSFDFLPINERGRKPRKTGITEMRGPYYAPVGKRYLQDIFETMGAYVDIFKFSGGSFRLMPKKAVSDLIDTCHEHDVLVSTGGFIERVLTHGPGMVDRYLEECREMGFDIVEVSSGFISVPLDDLLGIVARVHELGMKAKPEVGIQFGAGGASSVEELEAEGTSDPSQAIRAAKRYLEAGAHLIMVESEGITENVRSWRTDVVSKIVNELGLDKVMFEAADPEVFSWYIKNFGPDVNLFVDHSQVVQLEALRSGIWGTKSTWGRIVTYRGKPEKPATARPKLVEPPAKSGKR